Proteins from one Comamonas flocculans genomic window:
- the pyrC gene encoding dihydroorotase — MDRLTLRRPDDWHLHLRDGAQLAAVVPHSAAQFARAIVMPNLRPPVTTTAQALAYKARILAAVPQELKFEPLMTLYLTDALPVQEIARARAGGIVACKLYPAGATTNSDAGVTDIRRIEPVLEAMQKAGLLLLVHGEVADPEIDVFDREAVFIERQLIPLRQRFPELKIVFEHITTREAAQYVAESGPHTAATITAHHLLYNRNAIFTGGIRPHYYCLPILKREQHRQALVQAATGGSAKFFLGTDSAPHPAQLKEHASGCAGCYTAHAAIELYAAAFEAAGALERLEGFASLHGPAFYGLLPNEERITLRRQPWTVPEHLAFGEGELKPLCAGETLHWRLQPPAGA, encoded by the coding sequence ATGGATCGCCTCACCCTGCGCCGGCCCGACGACTGGCATCTGCATCTGCGCGACGGCGCGCAGCTGGCGGCGGTGGTGCCGCACAGCGCGGCGCAGTTTGCCCGCGCCATCGTCATGCCCAATCTGCGCCCGCCGGTGACCACGACCGCGCAGGCACTGGCCTACAAGGCGCGCATCCTGGCTGCGGTGCCGCAAGAGCTGAAGTTCGAACCGCTGATGACGCTCTATCTCACCGATGCGCTGCCGGTGCAGGAGATTGCCCGCGCGCGCGCGGGCGGCATCGTCGCCTGCAAGCTCTACCCCGCGGGCGCGACGACCAACAGCGACGCCGGCGTGACCGACATCCGCAGGATAGAGCCGGTGCTCGAAGCCATGCAGAAGGCCGGCCTGCTGCTGCTGGTGCATGGCGAGGTGGCCGACCCCGAGATCGACGTCTTCGACCGCGAGGCGGTGTTCATCGAGCGCCAGCTGATTCCCCTGCGCCAGCGCTTTCCCGAGCTCAAGATCGTCTTCGAGCACATCACCACGCGCGAGGCGGCGCAGTACGTCGCCGAAAGCGGCCCGCATACCGCCGCCACCATCACGGCCCACCACCTGCTGTACAACCGCAACGCCATCTTCACGGGCGGCATCCGCCCGCATTACTACTGTCTGCCCATCCTCAAGCGCGAGCAGCACCGCCAGGCGCTGGTGCAGGCCGCCACCGGCGGCAGCGCGAAGTTCTTCCTCGGCACCGACAGCGCGCCGCACCCGGCGCAGCTGAAGGAGCACGCGAGCGGCTGCGCCGGCTGCTACACCGCCCATGCGGCCATCGAGCTGTATGCCGCGGCCTTCGAGGCGGCTGGCGCGCTGGAGCGGCTCGAAGGCTTTGCCAGCCTGCACGGGCCGGCCTTCTATGGCTTGCTGCCCAACGAAGAACGAATCACGCTGCGGCGGCAGCCCTGGACGGTACCCGAGCATCTGGCCTTCGGCGAGGGTGAACTCAAGCCGCTGTGCGCCGGGGAGACGCTGCACTGGCGGCTGCAGCCGCCCGCTGGCGCCTGA
- a CDS encoding LysR family transcriptional regulator — protein MRLRHIEVFHAIMLSGSVSGAARMLNVTQPAVSRTLQHAELQLGFALFQRAGGRLQPTPEAQALFPQVERLFAQLGDVQRLSANLKAGREQGVLRILTVPGLGLEAFPRAVQRFRVRHPRVLLHHQTLHTAQILAALVLQEADLGYVFNVGAHPALVSEAMVQQDVVCVAPKAMLPDEVVRSGKVALAQLAGLPVIGIDHGDPLGRVLGRALDEAQLRLDVVVSVQTYHVALALAHHGVGVALVEACTAVSADRGRVDVLPLLPDLHTAVHALRMKVQAPSQAMRTFTRCMQQTLRQMLDERV, from the coding sequence ATGCGCCTGCGGCACATAGAAGTCTTCCACGCCATCATGCTCAGCGGCAGCGTCAGCGGGGCCGCGCGCATGCTCAACGTCACCCAGCCGGCGGTCAGCCGCACCCTGCAGCATGCCGAGCTGCAGCTCGGGTTCGCACTGTTCCAGCGTGCGGGCGGGCGCCTGCAGCCCACGCCCGAGGCCCAGGCGCTGTTCCCCCAGGTGGAGCGCCTGTTCGCCCAGCTGGGCGACGTGCAGCGCCTGTCCGCCAACCTCAAGGCGGGGCGCGAGCAGGGCGTGTTGCGGATACTGACCGTGCCCGGACTGGGCCTGGAGGCCTTTCCGCGGGCGGTGCAGCGTTTTCGCGTCCGCCACCCGCGCGTGCTGCTGCACCACCAGACGCTGCACACCGCGCAGATCCTGGCCGCGCTGGTGCTCCAAGAGGCAGACCTGGGCTACGTCTTCAACGTGGGCGCCCACCCGGCGCTGGTCTCTGAGGCCATGGTCCAACAGGACGTGGTGTGCGTGGCGCCCAAGGCCATGCTGCCCGACGAGGTGGTGCGTTCGGGCAAGGTGGCGCTTGCGCAGCTGGCCGGCCTGCCGGTCATCGGCATCGACCACGGCGACCCGCTCGGGCGCGTACTCGGCAGGGCCTTGGATGAAGCGCAACTGCGGCTGGACGTGGTGGTCTCGGTGCAGACCTATCACGTGGCGTTGGCGCTGGCGCACCACGGAGTGGGCGTGGCTCTGGTGGAAGCCTGCACCGCCGTGTCGGCAGACCGCGGCCGGGTGGACGTGCTGCCGTTGCTCCCCGACCTGCATACCGCGGTGCATGCGCTGCGGATGAAGGTGCAGGCGCCATCCCAAGCCATGCGCACGTTCACGCGCTGCATGCAGCAGACGCTGCGGCAGATGCTGGACGAGCGCGTGTAA
- the arsC gene encoding arsenate reductase (glutaredoxin) (This arsenate reductase requires both glutathione and glutaredoxin to convert arsenate to arsenite, after which the efflux transporter formed by ArsA and ArsB can extrude the arsenite from the cell, providing resistance.) encodes MKVTIYHNPRCSNSRGALALLRERGIEPTIVEYLHHPWDLAGLKALVQRTGEPLRALLRTKEAAYAELDLGNPARTEDELYAAVLAHPVLLNRPIVLTPKGALLCRPPERVLELL; translated from the coding sequence ATGAAGGTCACGATCTACCACAACCCGCGCTGCAGCAATTCGCGTGGCGCGCTGGCGCTGCTGCGCGAGCGCGGCATCGAGCCCACCATCGTCGAATACCTGCACCACCCCTGGGACCTGGCGGGCCTGAAGGCACTGGTGCAGCGCACCGGCGAGCCGCTGCGCGCGCTGCTGCGCACCAAGGAGGCGGCGTACGCCGAGCTCGACCTGGGCAACCCCGCGCGCACCGAGGACGAGCTCTACGCCGCGGTGCTGGCCCACCCGGTGCTGCTCAACCGCCCCATCGTGCTCACGCCCAAGGGTGCGCTGCTGTGCCGCCCGCCCGAGCGCGTGCTGGAGCTGCTGTGA
- a CDS encoding TRAP transporter permease — translation MASEMDKAPDALQQLVAETDTGGRQPEGLTKYLIFGVALVWALFQYWYASPLPFALGFGILNDTEARAIHLSFAMFLAFTAWPAFKRSPRNRVPLADWAMALVGAFAAAYMMLFYADLANRPGNPITQDIVVACAGLILLLEATRRSVGWPMAVLAIAFIAYSMAGPWLPDVIAHKGASLNRMLTHMWLTTEGVYGIALGVSATTIFAFVLFGALLDRSGGGNYMMQVSFAALGHLRGGPAKVAVASSALNGMISGSSVANVVSTGIFTIPLMKRAGYGPVKAGAIETMSSVDGQIMPPVMGAAAFLMVEYVGIPYSDIVKHAFLPAILSYIGLFYIVHLEALRMGMQPIAQRRHRAWRDRIVRNLFGVLGTVIVVGALYYAIGAMKALLGAAAPWAVGATVLGLYLVAVYQAAQCLDLPTTIEGAVVDGHLRDTWPTVRAGLHFIMPIGILVWCLMVEQMSPPLSAFWAVTSLAVLMLTQQPLTALFRGKTLKGSWHEGGNAVVEGFHNGARNMIGIGIATATAGIVVGGITLTGLGLRMTEFVEFISQGNVIIMLLFVAATCLIIGLGVPTTANYILVATLMAPVVVELGAQSGMVIPLIAVHMFVFYYGIMADITPPVGLATFAASAISGAGSIETGLQGIIYASRTLILPFIWIFNPQLLMLTIDNGWEALRVILASVGAMLLFAAVTMGWFRVKSRWWEAALLLLAVTLLFRPDLFMDRMAPEYTSAPAASVYDVARDRPDDGRLILRIHGMNLEGEERSKTVAVQLGGKQGEDGRKRLAQAGVQLVPLGEQWQIGAVRFGSRAAKGGFEQGWDVQDVQVRTDRPSTHWFYLPAIFLVWLVWWLQGLRMKPVPAQPRLP, via the coding sequence ATGGCTTCCGAAATGGACAAGGCGCCCGACGCCTTGCAGCAGCTCGTCGCCGAGACCGACACCGGCGGCCGTCAGCCCGAGGGCTTGACCAAATACCTGATTTTCGGCGTGGCGCTGGTCTGGGCGCTGTTCCAGTACTGGTACGCCTCGCCGCTGCCCTTCGCCCTGGGTTTCGGCATTCTCAACGACACCGAGGCGCGCGCCATTCACCTGTCGTTCGCCATGTTTCTGGCGTTCACGGCCTGGCCTGCGTTCAAGCGTTCGCCGCGCAATCGGGTGCCGCTGGCGGATTGGGCCATGGCCCTGGTGGGGGCGTTTGCCGCCGCCTACATGATGCTGTTCTATGCCGACCTGGCCAACCGCCCCGGCAACCCCATCACCCAGGACATCGTGGTGGCCTGCGCCGGCTTGATCTTGCTGCTGGAGGCCACGCGCCGCTCCGTGGGCTGGCCCATGGCGGTGCTGGCGATTGCCTTCATCGCCTACAGCATGGCCGGGCCGTGGCTGCCTGACGTGATTGCGCACAAGGGCGCTTCGCTCAACCGCATGCTGACCCACATGTGGCTGACCACCGAAGGGGTGTACGGCATTGCGCTGGGGGTGTCGGCCACTACCATCTTTGCCTTCGTGCTGTTTGGCGCGCTGCTGGATCGCAGCGGCGGCGGCAACTACATGATGCAGGTGAGCTTTGCCGCGCTGGGGCATTTGCGCGGCGGCCCGGCCAAGGTGGCGGTGGCGTCTTCGGCGCTCAACGGCATGATCTCCGGCTCATCGGTGGCCAATGTGGTGTCCACCGGCATTTTCACGATACCGTTGATGAAGCGGGCGGGCTACGGCCCGGTGAAGGCCGGTGCGATCGAGACCATGTCTTCGGTGGACGGGCAGATCATGCCGCCGGTGATGGGCGCGGCCGCCTTCCTGATGGTGGAGTACGTGGGCATACCGTATTCGGACATCGTCAAGCACGCCTTCCTGCCGGCCATCCTGTCCTACATCGGCCTGTTCTACATCGTGCACCTGGAAGCCTTGCGCATGGGCATGCAGCCGATCGCGCAGCGCAGGCACCGGGCCTGGCGCGATCGCATCGTGCGCAACCTGTTTGGCGTGCTGGGCACGGTGATCGTGGTGGGGGCGCTGTACTACGCCATCGGCGCGATGAAGGCGCTGCTGGGCGCGGCCGCTCCCTGGGCGGTGGGCGCGACGGTGCTGGGGTTGTACCTGGTGGCCGTCTACCAGGCGGCCCAATGCCTGGACCTGCCCACGACCATCGAAGGGGCGGTGGTGGACGGGCACCTGCGCGACACCTGGCCCACCGTGCGTGCGGGCCTGCACTTCATCATGCCCATCGGCATCCTGGTGTGGTGCCTGATGGTGGAGCAGATGTCGCCGCCGCTGTCGGCCTTCTGGGCCGTGACCTCGCTGGCGGTGCTGATGCTGACGCAGCAACCCTTGACCGCGCTGTTTCGCGGCAAGACCCTGAAGGGCAGCTGGCACGAGGGCGGCAACGCGGTGGTGGAAGGTTTTCACAACGGTGCGCGCAACATGATAGGCATAGGCATTGCCACGGCCACCGCGGGCATCGTGGTGGGCGGCATCACGCTGACCGGCCTGGGCCTGCGCATGACCGAGTTCGTCGAGTTCATCAGCCAGGGCAACGTCATCATCATGCTGCTGTTCGTGGCGGCCACCTGCCTGATCATCGGCCTGGGCGTGCCGACCACGGCCAACTACATTCTGGTGGCCACGCTGATGGCGCCGGTGGTGGTGGAGCTGGGCGCGCAGTCGGGCATGGTGATACCGCTGATCGCGGTGCACATGTTCGTCTTCTATTACGGCATCATGGCCGACATCACGCCGCCGGTAGGGCTGGCGACCTTTGCCGCTTCGGCCATTTCCGGCGCCGGCTCCATCGAGACCGGGCTGCAGGGCATCATCTACGCCTCGCGCACGCTGATCCTGCCCTTCATCTGGATCTTCAACCCGCAGCTGCTGATGCTCACCATCGACAACGGCTGGGAGGCCTTGCGCGTGATTCTGGCCAGCGTTGGCGCGATGCTGCTGTTCGCGGCGGTGACCATGGGCTGGTTCCGGGTCAAGAGCCGGTGGTGGGAAGCGGCCTTGCTGCTGCTGGCGGTCACCTTGCTGTTTCGCCCCGACCTGTTCATGGACCGCATGGCGCCGGAGTACACCAGCGCGCCCGCGGCCAGCGTCTACGACGTGGCCCGGGACCGGCCCGACGACGGGCGGCTGATCCTGCGTATCCATGGCATGAACCTCGAAGGCGAGGAGCGCAGCAAGACGGTGGCGGTGCAGCTCGGGGGCAAGCAGGGCGAAGACGGACGCAAACGCCTGGCGCAAGCCGGCGTGCAGCTGGTCCCGCTGGGCGAGCAGTGGCAGATCGGCGCGGTCCGGTTCGGTTCGCGCGCGGCCAAGGGCGGCTTTGAGCAGGGCTGGGACGTGCAGGACGTGCAGGTGCGCACCGACCGGCCTTCCACGCACTGGTTCTACCTGCCGGCGATCTTCCTGGTCTGGCTGGTGTGGTGGTTGCAGGGTCTGCGCATGAAGCCGGTCCCGGCGCAGCCGCGGCTCCCCTGA
- a CDS encoding transporter substrate-binding domain-containing protein: MKKLLLAAAVTFLASGAALAQAPDTLAKIGERGAVNLGVRDSSGLAFTLGGGKYVGFHTEMAERIVDDISKQLGKPLTINYQVITSQNRIPLIQNGTIDFECGSTTNSRARQKDVDFAYTTYVEEVRMAVNTKSGIKSINDLGGKTLAVTTGTTSVQHIRKKARDANLDFKQVMGKDHADSFLLLESGRADAFVMDGSILAANIAKAKNPKDFAIVGEVLSVEPIACMLPKGDAKLKKAIDDSIARQVKDGSLAKLYDKWFMQPIPPNNVNLNMPASESTKNAWANLNDKPMEDYGN; this comes from the coding sequence ATGAAGAAACTGTTGCTCGCGGCAGCCGTGACCTTTCTGGCCAGTGGTGCCGCCTTGGCGCAGGCACCCGACACCCTGGCCAAGATCGGCGAACGGGGCGCGGTGAACCTGGGCGTGCGCGACTCCTCCGGCCTGGCCTTCACGCTGGGCGGCGGCAAGTACGTGGGCTTCCACACCGAGATGGCCGAGCGCATCGTGGACGACATCAGCAAGCAGCTGGGCAAGCCCTTGACGATCAACTACCAGGTGATCACCTCGCAGAACCGCATCCCGCTGATCCAGAACGGCACCATCGACTTCGAGTGCGGCTCGACGACGAACAGCCGCGCGCGCCAGAAGGACGTGGACTTCGCCTACACCACCTACGTGGAAGAAGTGCGCATGGCGGTGAACACCAAGTCGGGCATCAAGTCGATCAACGACCTGGGCGGCAAGACGCTGGCGGTGACCACCGGCACCACGTCGGTGCAGCACATCCGCAAGAAGGCGCGTGACGCCAACCTGGACTTCAAGCAGGTCATGGGCAAGGACCACGCCGACAGCTTCCTGCTGCTCGAGTCGGGCCGCGCCGACGCCTTCGTGATGGACGGCTCCATCCTCGCGGCCAACATCGCCAAGGCCAAGAACCCCAAGGACTTCGCCATCGTCGGCGAGGTGCTCTCGGTGGAACCCATTGCCTGCATGCTGCCCAAGGGCGATGCCAAGCTCAAGAAAGCCATCGACGATTCGATCGCGCGCCAGGTCAAGGACGGCTCGCTGGCCAAGCTCTACGACAAGTGGTTCATGCAGCCGATTCCGCCCAACAACGTGAATCTGAACATGCCCGCGTCCGAGAGCACGAAGAACGCCTGGGCCAATCTCAACGACAAGCCGATGGAAGACTACGGCAACTGA
- a CDS encoding D-amino acid dehydrogenase — protein sequence MTSVHPSPAHVCVLGAGIVGLATAWELLQAGAQVTVVDRGPPGEGTSSANGAQLSYAYVQPLADPAIWAQLPRLLLARDSPLSLRLRFDPWQWAWGLRFLAACRGRVSRRTTVRLLQLAAESRAAFDAFRQGTGSDCDFSATGKLVLYTGDTAFAHAREQLALQQSLGVQQSAVTPGECAAIEPALAHYAPRISGAIYTPGECAIDCHALAQRLAALLRERGVHFITGQAVTRLQLHGGRVSGARLADGNVQTADAFVLALGTGTPALLRPLGLAVAWQVPVYPLKGYSITVPAGDGRAASPRVNVTDAARKVVFARLGQHLRIAGMAELAGEDWSIDPVRIASLQAAARDIFPQGGRYDQLTPWAGLRPATPLGEPVIGPIAGAPGNLCLNTGHGALGLTLAFGSARRVARLLTRARPASAAASAACSA from the coding sequence ATGACAAGCGTGCACCCCTCCCCAGCACACGTCTGCGTTCTGGGCGCAGGCATCGTCGGATTGGCGACGGCCTGGGAACTGCTGCAGGCAGGCGCGCAGGTCACGGTCGTCGACCGCGGGCCGCCCGGCGAGGGCACGAGCAGCGCCAACGGCGCCCAGTTGAGCTATGCCTACGTCCAGCCACTGGCCGACCCTGCCATCTGGGCGCAGTTGCCCCGTCTGCTGCTTGCACGCGATTCCCCGCTGAGCCTGCGCTTGCGCTTCGACCCCTGGCAATGGGCCTGGGGCTTGCGCTTCCTCGCCGCCTGCCGCGGCCGCGTCTCGCGCCGCACCACCGTGCGGCTGCTGCAGCTTGCGGCCGAAAGCCGCGCCGCGTTCGACGCGTTCCGCCAGGGCACAGGGAGCGACTGCGATTTTTCGGCGACCGGCAAGCTGGTGCTGTACACGGGCGATACCGCCTTCGCGCATGCGCGCGAGCAGCTTGCGCTGCAGCAGTCGCTGGGCGTGCAGCAGAGCGCGGTGACGCCAGGCGAATGCGCCGCCATCGAGCCGGCGCTGGCACATTACGCGCCGCGCATCTCGGGCGCGATCTACACGCCGGGCGAGTGTGCGATCGACTGCCATGCATTGGCGCAAAGGCTCGCCGCCCTGTTGCGCGAGCGCGGGGTGCACTTCATCACCGGCCAGGCCGTCACGCGGCTGCAGCTGCATGGCGGGCGGGTCAGTGGCGCGCGGCTGGCAGACGGCAACGTGCAGACGGCCGACGCCTTCGTGCTGGCCCTGGGAACGGGCACGCCGGCGCTGCTGCGCCCGCTGGGCCTGGCCGTGGCGTGGCAGGTTCCGGTCTATCCGCTCAAGGGATACAGCATCACCGTGCCCGCCGGCGACGGCAGGGCCGCATCGCCGCGCGTGAACGTCACCGATGCGGCACGCAAGGTGGTCTTTGCCCGTCTCGGGCAGCACCTGCGCATTGCCGGCATGGCGGAACTCGCCGGCGAAGACTGGTCGATCGACCCGGTGCGCATCGCCTCGCTGCAGGCTGCGGCACGCGACATCTTTCCTCAGGGTGGGCGCTACGATCAGCTTACGCCCTGGGCCGGCCTGCGTCCGGCGACGCCGCTGGGCGAGCCCGTCATCGGCCCGATCGCGGGCGCGCCCGGCAACCTTTGCCTGAATACCGGCCACGGAGCACTGGGCCTGACGCTGGCCTTCGGCAGCGCCCGGCGCGTGGCGCGCTTGCTTACACGCGCTCGTCCAGCATCTGCCGCAGCGTCTGCTGCATGCAGCGCGTGA
- a CDS encoding TAXI family TRAP transporter solute-binding subunit produces the protein MHVRTAFKITTQILAPVALACAALASAPAAAQQKFVTIGTGGVTGVYYAAGGAICRLVNKDRAKNGLRCSVESTAASVFNVNAIKAGELDLGFTQSDVQYNAVKGLAQFKDGGAVSDLRAVFAVHPEPLVVVARKEANVSKFEDFKGKRFNVGNPGSGTRASMEELLDAMGWKMSDFALASELKADEHGPALCDGKIDGFVFAVGNPSANIQDPTTTCGAKLVSLKGAAVDKLVAEKPYYAKTTIAAGLYPNNPQATDTYGVFATVVASSKTPDDTVYAITKAVFDNFDEFKKLHPALAHLSPESMIKDGLSAPLHDGALRYYKEKGWIK, from the coding sequence ATGCACGTCCGAACCGCCTTCAAGATCACGACCCAGATTCTTGCCCCCGTTGCCCTGGCCTGCGCCGCACTGGCCAGCGCCCCGGCCGCAGCGCAACAGAAGTTCGTCACGATTGGCACGGGTGGCGTCACCGGCGTGTACTACGCGGCCGGCGGGGCGATCTGCCGCCTGGTCAACAAGGACCGCGCCAAGAATGGCCTGCGCTGTTCGGTGGAGTCCACCGCGGCCTCAGTGTTCAACGTGAACGCCATCAAGGCCGGTGAACTGGATCTGGGCTTTACCCAGTCGGACGTGCAGTACAACGCCGTCAAGGGGCTGGCGCAGTTCAAGGATGGCGGCGCGGTTTCCGACCTGCGTGCGGTGTTTGCCGTGCACCCCGAACCTCTGGTCGTGGTGGCGCGCAAGGAAGCCAACGTCAGCAAGTTCGAGGACTTCAAGGGCAAGCGTTTCAACGTAGGCAACCCCGGCTCGGGCACGCGTGCTTCCATGGAGGAACTGCTCGACGCCATGGGCTGGAAGATGTCCGACTTCGCGCTGGCTTCCGAGCTCAAGGCCGACGAGCATGGCCCGGCGCTGTGTGACGGCAAGATCGACGGCTTCGTCTTCGCGGTGGGCAACCCCAGTGCCAACATCCAGGACCCGACGACGACCTGCGGCGCCAAGCTGGTTTCGCTGAAGGGCGCTGCCGTGGACAAGCTGGTTGCCGAAAAGCCGTACTACGCCAAGACCACCATCGCTGCCGGCCTGTATCCGAACAATCCCCAGGCGACCGACACCTATGGCGTGTTCGCGACCGTGGTCGCCTCGAGCAAGACGCCCGACGACACGGTGTACGCCATCACCAAGGCGGTGTTCGACAACTTCGACGAGTTCAAGAAGCTGCATCCGGCGCTGGCCCATCTGAGCCCCGAGAGCATGATCAAGGACGGCCTGTCGGCGCCCTTGCATGACGGCGCGCTGCGCTACTACAAGGAAAAGGGCTGGATCAAGTAA
- a CDS encoding ABC transporter permease: protein MLPVLALLGAWLPLGPEGAQAGAVLREMAATVLPQYVWTTLWLGLLVAVGAAVVGSAGAVAVTLYDFPGRRHMEWLLLLPLALPAYVIAYAYTDFLQFSGPLQSWLRESLGLQGRMLPDIRSLGGAVWVFIFALYPYVYLLARTALGERAAQLVEAARLLGASPARRLRSVALPLARPAVAAGVALVLMETLADFGVTSYFGIQTFTVGIYKAWLSMDDRVAAAQLSTFLLLLVAVLLQLEQRAQRRMRFVGNAVNRAGAGSGQPQWLRGRHCVLAWLVCLLPVLMGFVLPVLFMLRPLAADWSVLPWSRFLQWAGNSVRLGAITAVLGVAIALLLAYAARRNQGRLTRAVVRLAGLGYAVPGAVIVVGILLPVGWMQLAAPGLGLTALVTTTAFGIVWAYLVRFSAVSLQAVQSGYARIPLSMDDSARMLGAGPLRLLAGVHWPLLRRSTAAAALLVFVDVMKELPATIVLRPFNSDTLAVVAYQLARDERLGEAALPSLALALVGLVPVIMLSRTLRAGRG from the coding sequence ATGCTGCCCGTGCTGGCCCTGCTCGGCGCATGGTTGCCCCTGGGGCCTGAAGGCGCGCAGGCCGGCGCGGTGCTGCGCGAGATGGCTGCCACCGTGCTGCCGCAGTACGTCTGGACCACGCTGTGGCTGGGGCTGCTGGTTGCCGTGGGCGCGGCGGTGGTGGGCAGCGCCGGCGCGGTGGCGGTGACGCTGTACGACTTTCCCGGCCGGCGGCACATGGAATGGCTGCTGCTGCTGCCGCTGGCGCTGCCGGCTTACGTGATTGCCTACGCCTATACCGATTTTCTGCAGTTCAGCGGGCCGCTGCAGAGCTGGTTGCGCGAGAGCCTGGGCCTGCAGGGGCGCATGCTGCCCGACATCCGCAGCCTGGGCGGGGCGGTGTGGGTCTTCATCTTTGCGCTCTACCCCTACGTCTATCTGCTGGCGCGCACCGCCCTGGGCGAGCGCGCCGCCCAGCTGGTGGAGGCGGCGCGGCTGCTGGGCGCTTCGCCCGCGCGGCGCCTGCGCAGCGTGGCCCTGCCGCTGGCGCGCCCGGCGGTGGCCGCGGGCGTGGCGCTGGTGCTGATGGAGACGCTGGCCGACTTCGGCGTCACCAGCTACTTCGGCATCCAGACCTTCACGGTGGGCATCTACAAGGCCTGGCTGTCCATGGACGACCGGGTGGCGGCGGCGCAGCTGTCCACCTTTCTGCTGCTGCTGGTGGCCGTGCTGCTGCAGCTGGAGCAGCGCGCGCAGCGGCGCATGCGCTTTGTCGGCAATGCGGTCAACCGCGCGGGCGCGGGCAGCGGCCAGCCGCAATGGCTGCGCGGGCGCCACTGCGTGCTGGCCTGGCTGGTGTGCCTGCTGCCGGTGCTCATGGGCTTCGTGCTGCCGGTGCTGTTCATGCTGCGGCCGCTGGCGGCCGACTGGTCGGTGCTGCCCTGGTCGCGCTTTCTGCAATGGGCCGGCAACAGCGTGCGCCTGGGTGCGATCACCGCGGTGCTGGGCGTGGCGATCGCGCTGCTGCTGGCCTATGCGGCGCGGCGCAACCAAGGCCGGCTCACGCGTGCGGTGGTGCGCCTGGCGGGTCTGGGCTATGCGGTGCCCGGTGCGGTGATCGTGGTGGGCATCCTGCTGCCCGTGGGCTGGATGCAGCTGGCGGCGCCTGGCCTGGGGCTGACGGCGCTGGTGACCACCACGGCCTTCGGCATCGTCTGGGCCTATCTGGTGCGCTTCAGCGCGGTCAGCCTGCAGGCGGTGCAAAGCGGCTATGCGCGCATTCCGCTCAGCATGGACGATTCCGCCCGCATGCTGGGCGCGGGGCCGCTGCGCTTGCTGGCGGGCGTGCACTGGCCCCTGCTGCGGCGCTCCACCGCCGCTGCCGCGCTGCTGGTCTTCGTGGATGTGATGAAGGAGTTGCCCGCGACCATCGTGCTGCGCCCCTTCAACAGCGACACCCTGGCCGTGGTCGCCTACCAGCTGGCACGCGACGAGCGCCTGGGCGAAGCGGCGCTGCCCTCGCTGGCACTGGCGCTGGTCGGGTTGGTGCCGGTGATCATGCTCAGCCGCACGCTGCGCGCGGGCCGCGGCTGA